A genomic stretch from Psilocybe cubensis strain MGC-MH-2018 chromosome 1, whole genome shotgun sequence includes:
- a CDS encoding Putative NADPH-dependent methylglyoxal reductase GRP2, translating to MPVLDAHSGAKVLVTGVNGYVATGVAKELLEQGFSVRGTVIVDDITKEGAFDEAVKGVDAVEHMASPLPGNLKDEDPEVYIKPAVEGTLSIFNSILKHGNQIKRVVLTSSIGAVMPPLRSQTTLNEDNWAEEFVDIVGRRGRDSSSVEKYIASKTLSEKAAWDFYTQNKNQIAWDLVVLNPANALGPQFQDFKSLNELSRSVQVWYEFVAMDQPEEYLQATLSYVDIGDVTLAHVEALKKEAAGGQRIILSSGCMTWQDARNDLFMRKPEYYTSGILKRGNPELRGKVMFTFNSTKAQDILGIKYRTWDETMAATMDEFEKRGFFA from the exons ATGCCCGTTCTCGACGCTCATAGCGGCGCCAAAGTTCTCGTCACTGGCGTCAACGGATACGTTGCAACAGGTGTCGCGAAGGAACTACTTGAACAAGGATTCTCTGTTCGCGGGACA GTGATTGTGGACGATATCACAAAG GAAGGAGCCTTCGATGAAGCGGTGAAGGGTGTGGATGCAGTCGAGCACATggcctctcctcttcctggAAATCTAAAGGACGAAGATCCTGAAG TCTACATAAAGCCAGCTGTCGAAGGAACCTTGAGCATTTTTAATAGCATTTTGAAGCATGG AAACCAGATCAAGCGAGTTGTCTTGACGTCTTCAATTGGCGCCGTCATGCCTCCACTTAGGTCTCAAACAACCCTAAATGAAGACAACTGGGCAGAAGAATTCGTAGACATTGTGGGAAGGCGCGGAAGGGATTCTTCAAGCGTGGAGAAGTATATCGCCTCAAAAACGCTTTCCGAGAAAG CGGCTTGGGACTTCTACACGCAGAATAAAAATCAAATAGCATGGGATCTCGTTGTCCTAAACCCTGCCAATGCTTTAGGT CCCCAATTTCAAGATTTCAAGAGTTTGAATGAGCTCAGCCGTTCCGTTCAAGTATGGTACGAATTTGTAGCGATGGACCAGCCGGAGGAATATCTCCAGGCAACACTGTCATATGTGGATATTGGTGACGTTACTCTTGCTCATGTAGAAGCTTTAAAGAAGGAAGCTGCAGGTGGGCAACGGATAATCTTGTCTTCAG GGTGCATGACATGGCAAGACGCCA GAAACGATCTGTTTATGCGCAAACCGGAGTACTATACTTCCGGAATCCTGAAGCGAGGAAACCCAGAGTTAAGGGGAAAAGTCATGTTTACCTTCAACTCAACCAAAGCTCAGGATATACTCGGTATCAAGTACAGAACATGGGATGAAACGATGGCTGCCACCATGGACGAGTTTGAAAAGAGGGGTTTTTTCGCGTAA
- a CDS encoding Ketoreductase azaE: MPTVEATENTKVLVTGANGFVAMGIIQELLQQGFSVRGSVRSHEKGMQLKEIFSTYGDKLEYVIEGAFDEAVLGVKAVQHTASPVPGYFPDEDPLEVAHMRPFNGPTVLDENDWGDEYVKIVEERGKEAAIMDKYSASKTLSERAAWDFYEQHKKGVEWDLVVISPSHPLNQNFKTADEVTRSVHYWYEYMFEEQPAEILKATTTYVDVRDIAAAHVEALKKEAAAGQFFLTHKPEYFAKGILKAPLPDLKAEVMFTINSRKAQDILGIKYRSFEETMLSMLAEFEKRCFFD; encoded by the exons ATGCCAACCGTAgaagctactgaaaacacTAAAGTACTCGTTACGGGCGCCAACGGTTTTGTTGCAATGGGTATTATTCAggagcttcttcaacaagGTTTCTCTGTCCGTGGATCCGTACGGTCTCATGAGAAAGGAATGCAGTTGAAAGAAATCTTTTCAACATACGGCGACAAGTTGGAGTACGTGATT GAAGGCGCCTTTGACGAAGCAGTCTTGGGTGTTAAAGCTGTACAGCACACAGCATCCCCGGTTCCTGGGTATTTTCCCGACGAGGATCCTTTGGAAG TGGCCCACATGCGACCGTTCAATGGTCCTACAGTTCTCGATGAGAATGATTGGGGTGACGAATATGTCAAAATTGTGGAAGAACGAGGAAAGGAAGCGGCTATCATGGACAAATATTCCGCTTCAAAGACGCTATCCGAACGAG CCGCCTGGGACTTCTATGAGCAACACAAGAAAGGAGTTGAATGGGACCTTGTCGTGATCAGTCCTTCTCAC CCTCTAAACCAAAACTTCAAGACTGCAGATGAAGTGACTCGATCAGTCCATTATTGGTACGAATATATGTTTGAAGAGCAACCTGCAGAAATTCTCAAGGCGACGACAACCTATGTCGACGTCCGAGATATAGCAGCTGCTCATGTGGAAGCGCTAAAGAAGGAAGCTGCTGCGG GACAGTTCTTCCTTACTCACAAACCCGAATATTTTGCCAAGGGAATCCTGAAGGCGCCGCTCCCAGACCTGAAGGCTGAGGTGATGTTCACCATTAATTCACGAAAAGCACAAGACATACTCGGGATCAAGTACCGAAGCTTTGAGGAAACCATGTTGAGCATGTTAGCTGAGTTTGAGAAGAGATGCTTCTTTGACTAA
- a CDS encoding 60S ribosomal protein L8 yields MNGPVYARGAEIIWIGDLKATSNLLWLPQCCSSTTPPSSSTKDQNGKPNVCRIEELDQLRFICRKNVMKECILEMDACNRRIVSAMKPPKAKTGTGKKPAAAPFGASKSTKAKKNPLFEAKPRNFGIGQDIRPQTDLTRFVKWPEYVRLQRQKVILHQRLKVPPAIAQFSHTLDKNTATQLFKLLNKYRPESKQEKKARLLAAASAAAADKDKDAKDSKKPLYVKYGLNHIVALIEAKKAALVVIAHDVDPIELVVFLPALCRKMGVPYVIVKGKARLGTVVHKKTSAVVAIQEVKSEDQRELATLVSAAKANFTDKYDEQRRQWGGGVRGNKSTQMLRKRAKAAGQTITAATAGKL; encoded by the exons ATGAACGGTCCCGTATATGCTCGCGGAGCCGAAATAATTTGGATCGGAGATTTAAAAGCAACGTCAAATCTTCTGTGGCTCCCACAGTGCTGCTCATCGACAACGCCGCCCTCCTCAAGCACAAAAGATCAAAATGGTAAGCCCAACGTCTGTCGCATCGAGGAGCTCGACCAGCTACGGTTCATCTGTCGAAAGAACGTCATGAAGGAATGCATTCTAGAGATGGATG CTTGTAATCGCAGAATCGTATCAGCTATGAAA CCTCCCAAAGCCAAAACCGGAACCGGCAAGAAGCCTGCTGCTGCCCCCTTCGGAGCCAGCAAGTCCACCAAGGCTAAGAAGAACCCTCTCTTTGAGGCTAAGCCCCGCAACTTTGGTATTG GTCAGGACATCCGCCCCCAGACTGATCTCACCCGCTTCGTGAAGTGGCCCGAGTATGTCCGCCTTCAGCGCCAGAAGGTTATCCTCCACCAGCGCCTGAAGGTCCCCCCTGCCATTGCGCAGTTCTCCCACACCCTCGACAAGAACACTGCCACCCAGTTGTTCAAGCTCCTCAACAAGTACCGCCCCGAGTCCAAGCAGGAGAAGAAGGCTCGTCTGTTGGCTGCCGCttccgctgctgctgcggacaaggacaaggatgCTAAG GACTCCAAGAAGCCCCTCTATGTCAAGTATGGTCTCAACCACATTGTTGCCCTCATTGAAGCCAAGAAGGCCGCTCTCGTCGTCATTGCCCACGATGTTGACCCCATTGAGCTTGTTGTCTTCCTCCCTGCTCTCTGCCGCAAGATGGGTGTCCCCTATGTCATCGTCAAGGGCAAAGCCCGGCTCGGCACAGTAGTCCACAAAAAGACCTCCGCAGTTGTTGCCATCCAAGAGGTCAAGAGCGAGGACCAGCGTGAGCTCGCTACCCTCGTCAGCGCCGCCAAGGCCAACTT TACCGACAAGTACGACGAGCAGCGCCGTCAATGGGGTGGAGGTGTCCGTGGCAACAAGTCCACTCAGATGCTCCGCAAGCGTGCCAAGGCCGCTGGCCAGACTATCACTGCTGCCACCGCTGGCAAGCTCTAA
- a CDS encoding Elongator complex protein 6 has translation MPYFSPFDLPESILLLITDSLAAPGDFVLHRCLANHLKDKKTPRVTILSVSEGIAKWKALASKSNINLQQHLDSGALEFVDVLADVQPNGFQNNENNSDLKIIVERVRGFLERSSREQGGDTQPAMVILDDITMLEWIGFPLIDVARFARALRAVCSKANATLLVRHHILAPDEPDDLFRRLLQICTYHLEVRALASGRSGNVSGEVALHPGFSAPPNTIKLVPRSAALQYRLTDAGPDFFAKGTSQVVL, from the exons ATGCCTTACTTTTCGCCATTTGATCTCCCAGAGAGCATTCTGCTGTTAATCACGGACAGCCTGGCAGCTCCTGGTGATTTTGTCCTACACCGATGCCTTGCGAATCACCTCAAAGATAAGAAAACACCTAGGGTGACAATACTTTCTGTTTCGGAAGGCATTGCAAAATGGAAAGCCCTCGCATCCAAGTCG AACATCAATCTGCAACAACATCTGGATTCTGGCGCGCTCGAGTTTGTGGACGTTTTGGCTGATGTACAGCCAAATGGATTCCAAAACAACGAAAACAACAGCGATTTGAAAATTATTGTTGAGAGAGTTCGGGGTTTTCTAGAGAGATCTAGTCGCGAACAGGGCGGGGACACGCAGCCTGCGATGGTGATCTTAGATGATATCACAATGCTTGAATGGATTGGGTTCCCTCTGATAGACGTTGCGCGATTCGCTCGAGCTCTGAGGGCGGTGTGTTCAAAG gCAAACGCGACTCTTCTTGTCAGACATCACATATTGGCGCCCGATGAGCCTGATGATCTGTTCCGGCGGCTGCTCCAGATATGCACATATCACCTTGAAGTACGCGCGTTAGCCAGCGGGCGGAGCGGAAACGTTAGTGGGGAG GTTGCGTTGCATCCAGGGTTTTCAGCTCCACCAAATACAATCAAGTTGGTTCCCCGTAGTGCTGCTCTGCAGTATCGCCTGACGGATGCAGGCCCGGACTTTTTCGCAAAGGGTACAAGTCAAGTTGTGTTGTAG